One part of the Cyclobacteriaceae bacterium genome encodes these proteins:
- a CDS encoding zinc-dependent metalloprotease: MKKIKWVTGMLIMLALTVLHPLQAQKKSKAAPSSTPTQQPVAPKADTAKARNAGALKPYNQVITAKAKTQQGLFTVHKVNDDYFFEIEEAILDKEFMAVTRIAKAPTGAGYGGEERNRQVLRWEKGPNNKLFLRAVLYINASGDSTAPIMEAVRNSNVEPIVSAFDIKAINNGKSYVINVNEFFNADNQLVSLSPVVKRNFSLGAIQKDRSYISSIRSYPINTEVRAVKTFASNLPPQTSGPSTVNQLPAGASTGFVTLEMNVSMILLPENPMRKRLFDNRVGFFANGYTVYGEESQRAEREVFAVRWRLEPKPEDVEKMKRGELVEPIKPIVFHIDPATPEKWRKYLKQGVEDWQVAFEQAGFKNAIQAKIIPAGDTSISTEDARYSFIRYFASDIQNAYGPNVHDPRTGEILESHIGWYHNVMNLLNNWYTIQTAAVDPRARTRKFDDELMGQLVRFVAAHEVGHTLGLRHNFGASFATPVEKLRDKEFLQKYRHTSSIMDYARFNYVAQPEDNIPAELLFPGVGVYDRWAIEWGYKPIFDTKSQEEDKKILNKWVLSHANDPMYWFGTESNPYDPRTQSEDLGNNAMLASDYGIKNLKRILPSLSDWYKEEAEKYAMLNEMYNQVVGQYRRYMGHATKNIGGIYETPKTYEQVGAVYEPTPRAIQRDAVTFLNKQLFETPTWLMNQDVLSKIRPGSGVEQVKTIQEATLNSIYDYARMQRLIESSAQSSNAYSLDDLFTDMRSGIWSELRTKKAIDVYRRNLQKVYVEKMVSLLNPPATPPAGGQGFVNPNASPASPVADPKKSDVISVARGHLIALRSDINAALPGTTDKMSRYHLQDVVTRINQALEPK, from the coding sequence ATGAAAAAGATAAAGTGGGTGACAGGAATGTTAATCATGCTTGCCCTAACTGTATTACATCCCTTACAGGCGCAAAAGAAATCAAAGGCAGCGCCATCTTCAACGCCAACCCAACAACCGGTAGCACCAAAAGCCGACACGGCCAAAGCACGCAATGCCGGAGCCCTAAAACCCTATAACCAGGTGATCACAGCCAAAGCCAAAACACAACAAGGTTTATTCACTGTTCATAAGGTTAATGATGATTATTTCTTTGAAATTGAGGAGGCTATACTTGATAAAGAATTTATGGCGGTAACACGTATCGCCAAAGCACCAACCGGTGCCGGGTATGGTGGCGAAGAAAGGAACCGCCAGGTGTTGCGTTGGGAAAAGGGGCCTAATAACAAGCTTTTTTTAAGGGCGGTTTTGTACATCAATGCCAGTGGCGACTCCACAGCGCCTATCATGGAGGCTGTTCGCAATTCGAATGTTGAGCCTATTGTTTCAGCGTTCGACATCAAGGCCATCAACAATGGTAAAAGTTATGTGATCAATGTCAACGAATTTTTCAATGCCGATAACCAATTGGTATCGCTTAGCCCGGTTGTTAAGAGAAATTTCAGTTTAGGAGCCATTCAAAAGGACCGCTCCTACATTTCCAGTATCAGGTCTTATCCTATTAACACTGAAGTACGGGCAGTAAAAACATTTGCCTCCAACTTACCTCCTCAAACATCCGGGCCTTCAACCGTTAATCAATTGCCTGCCGGAGCCAGCACTGGGTTTGTTACACTGGAAATGAATGTTTCCATGATTTTACTTCCGGAAAATCCCATGCGTAAACGCTTGTTCGATAACCGTGTTGGATTTTTTGCGAATGGTTACACGGTTTACGGTGAAGAATCCCAGCGTGCCGAGCGTGAAGTGTTTGCCGTGCGGTGGAGGTTGGAACCGAAACCTGAAGACGTTGAGAAGATGAAGCGGGGTGAGTTGGTTGAACCAATAAAACCCATTGTGTTTCACATCGATCCGGCCACGCCTGAGAAATGGAGAAAATACTTAAAGCAGGGTGTAGAAGACTGGCAGGTTGCTTTTGAACAAGCTGGTTTTAAAAATGCCATCCAGGCGAAAATTATTCCGGCAGGGGATACGTCCATCAGCACGGAGGATGCCCGTTACTCCTTCATTCGTTATTTCGCTTCTGATATTCAAAATGCTTACGGCCCGAATGTTCATGATCCACGTACCGGTGAAATACTGGAAAGCCACATTGGGTGGTATCATAACGTAATGAACTTGCTGAATAATTGGTACACGATTCAGACAGCAGCTGTTGATCCGCGTGCCCGCACCCGAAAGTTTGATGATGAACTGATGGGGCAACTGGTTCGCTTTGTGGCTGCGCATGAAGTAGGGCACACGCTTGGCCTGCGACATAACTTTGGAGCAAGCTTTGCTACACCGGTAGAAAAATTACGCGACAAAGAGTTTTTACAAAAGTACAGACATACATCGTCCATCATGGACTATGCCCGCTTCAATTATGTAGCTCAACCTGAAGATAATATTCCGGCTGAGTTGCTTTTCCCCGGTGTAGGTGTGTACGACCGTTGGGCGATTGAGTGGGGGTACAAGCCTATCTTCGACACAAAAAGTCAGGAAGAAGATAAAAAGATTTTAAACAAATGGGTGCTTTCCCATGCCAACGATCCCATGTATTGGTTTGGCACCGAAAGCAACCCTTACGATCCGCGCACGCAAAGCGAAGACCTGGGCAACAACGCCATGCTGGCCAGCGATTATGGTATCAAAAACCTGAAGCGCATCCTTCCTTCTTTGTCCGACTGGTATAAGGAAGAAGCTGAGAAGTATGCCATGCTCAATGAGATGTATAACCAGGTGGTAGGACAGTATCGCAGGTATATGGGGCATGCTACCAAAAACATTGGTGGCATTTATGAAACGCCAAAAACGTATGAACAGGTAGGTGCAGTATATGAACCCACACCGCGAGCTATCCAGCGCGATGCGGTTACCTTTTTAAACAAGCAGCTTTTTGAAACGCCAACATGGTTAATGAATCAGGATGTGCTCAGTAAAATCCGACCAGGCTCCGGTGTAGAGCAGGTAAAGACTATTCAGGAAGCCACGCTAAACAGCATTTACGATTACGCACGCATGCAGCGCCTAATTGAATCCAGTGCTCAATCCAGTAATGCGTATAGCCTTGATGATTTATTCACCGATATGCGTTCAGGCATCTGGTCGGAGTTGCGTACAAAAAAAGCAATTGATGTGTACCGCAGGAATCTGCAGAAAGTTTATGTGGAGAAAATGGTGAGTTTGTTAAACCCACCCGCTACACCACCAGCAGGCGGACAGGGATTTGTAAATCCAAATGCCTCACCGGCTTCACCGGTTGCCGATCCAAAGAAAAGTGATGTGATTTCAGTTGCACGAGGTCACCTGATTGCCCTTCGCAGCGATATCAATGCTGCACTTCCCGGCACTACCGATAAGATGAGCCGCTACCATTTGCAGGATGTGGTGACACGAATTAACCAGGCATTGGAGCCGAAGTAA
- a CDS encoding universal stress protein, with protein MKLVLVPTDFSENASHALEYAVETANAIGAGLLVMSVYSPPVSVQSALQTVVAEDTARVTKIYREKLNTIAETVKTEFPSVSCAVQVTVGDVVSEIVSLAGEKKADLIVMGTQGASKVVNVLFGSNTASVIEKAACPVLCIPQGLSYQTPKRILFATNFAYSDIEGAKQLVGLAKAFGAEVVFGHVVVGAEETEEEKAVVDKFAIEIRLLTGYGKISGKVISDAHVNAGLDALIEQSQVNMIALSTRKRNLFEKIYNPSITKKFSYYTNIPLLAFHAPNDM; from the coding sequence ATGAAACTGGTACTTGTTCCTACTGATTTTTCTGAAAATGCTTCCCATGCTTTAGAGTATGCCGTTGAGACGGCCAATGCAATAGGAGCAGGTTTGCTGGTCATGTCGGTTTATAGCCCACCCGTTTCTGTACAAAGTGCCCTGCAAACAGTAGTTGCCGAGGATACTGCACGCGTTACCAAAATTTATCGCGAAAAATTAAACACAATAGCCGAAACCGTTAAGACAGAATTTCCATCGGTTTCTTGTGCTGTTCAGGTGACGGTTGGGGATGTGGTTAGTGAAATCGTTTCGTTAGCCGGTGAGAAAAAAGCTGACCTGATTGTTATGGGTACCCAAGGTGCCAGCAAAGTTGTGAATGTTTTGTTTGGCAGCAATACGGCCTCTGTTATTGAAAAAGCAGCATGCCCAGTGTTGTGTATTCCTCAAGGCTTAAGTTACCAAACACCCAAAAGGATACTCTTCGCCACAAACTTTGCCTACAGCGATATTGAAGGAGCAAAACAGTTGGTGGGGTTAGCCAAAGCGTTTGGTGCCGAGGTTGTTTTTGGTCATGTGGTGGTTGGTGCTGAGGAAACTGAGGAAGAGAAAGCAGTTGTTGATAAGTTTGCCATAGAAATCCGATTGCTGACAGGATATGGGAAAATCAGCGGAAAGGTAATCAGTGATGCGCATGTCAATGCCGGGCTTGATGCGCTTATTGAACAAAGCCAGGTAAATATGATTGCTCTGTCTACCCGTAAGCGTAACCTGTTTGAAAAAATATACAACCCAAGCATCACCAAGAAGTTTTCATATTATACCAATATCCCGTTACTGGCCTTTCATGCACCAAATGATATGTAG
- a CDS encoding 1-acyl-sn-glycerol-3-phosphate acyltransferase, producing the protein MFRLLASCILRLMGWDTTPQGYFPVKPKKYILIVAPHTSNWDFIIGVLYRSVLGMTKAKYLGKAELFRPPFGFMFRWLGGTPVDRSTSQNMVDHVAKLLEQHTELAVALSPEGTRKRVDRLRTGFYNIAKKANVPIVMVGFDFKNKQVIFAEPFYASMDQRKDFDHILRFLGPVQGRYPEKGLTHLMPGQHVI; encoded by the coding sequence ATGTTCCGTTTACTGGCCTCCTGCATTTTAAGGCTTATGGGTTGGGATACCACACCACAGGGGTATTTTCCCGTAAAGCCAAAAAAGTATATACTCATCGTTGCGCCCCACACCAGCAATTGGGATTTTATTATCGGTGTTTTGTACCGGAGTGTTTTGGGCATGACCAAGGCAAAATACCTGGGTAAAGCAGAGCTTTTCAGGCCACCGTTCGGGTTTATGTTCAGATGGCTGGGCGGCACACCGGTTGATCGGAGCACGAGCCAAAATATGGTTGACCATGTTGCAAAGTTGCTTGAGCAACATACCGAATTGGCAGTAGCCTTGTCACCCGAGGGTACCCGCAAACGGGTAGACCGGCTCCGCACAGGTTTCTATAACATCGCCAAAAAAGCCAACGTGCCTATTGTCATGGTGGGTTTCGATTTTAAAAACAAGCAGGTGATTTTTGCCGAACCCTTCTATGCTTCGATGGATCAACGGAAGGACTTTGATCACATCTTGCGCTTTCTTGGCCCCGTGCAGGGCAGGTATCCTGAAAAGGGTTTAACTCATTTAATGCCGGGACAACACGTTATCTAA
- a CDS encoding pirin family protein — MIKSIKPLGFPWQTQDPFLFCVHHHDDYPKGNEVMGPAASLSGRSIGQDFTPNKEGWRMYHGTQVPGFPAHPHCGFETVTITTKGFIDHSDSLGAAGRFGFGDVQWMTAGKGVQHCEMFPLIHQDKGNPLELFQVWLNLPKSKKKADPYFAMLWSDEIPEVNFKDESGKSTTVKVMAGKIGDVHAPSPAPDSWAANPENEVAIWTIRMEPGAVWSLPTASAGTNRSLYFYEGDSVEIAGREFLKHQAVELYADKITSLKNGLSHSYFLLLQGKPINEPVVQHGPFVGNTQADIQEAFREYQQTQFGGWPWPSYEHVHARNRGRFAKYPNGREETKQ; from the coding sequence ATGATAAAAAGCATAAAGCCCCTTGGCTTCCCCTGGCAAACGCAAGATCCTTTTTTGTTTTGCGTGCACCATCATGACGACTACCCGAAAGGTAATGAAGTGATGGGGCCGGCAGCCTCCTTATCCGGAAGGTCAATCGGCCAGGATTTTACGCCCAACAAAGAAGGTTGGCGGATGTATCATGGTACACAGGTTCCGGGGTTTCCGGCTCACCCGCATTGCGGTTTTGAAACGGTAACCATCACCACAAAAGGATTTATCGATCACTCCGATTCGCTGGGTGCTGCCGGGCGCTTTGGTTTTGGTGACGTTCAGTGGATGACTGCTGGTAAGGGTGTGCAGCACTGTGAAATGTTTCCATTGATACATCAGGATAAGGGAAATCCATTGGAGCTTTTCCAGGTATGGCTGAACTTGCCTAAATCAAAAAAGAAAGCTGATCCCTACTTTGCTATGCTCTGGAGTGATGAGATTCCTGAGGTTAATTTTAAAGATGAAAGCGGTAAATCAACAACCGTAAAAGTAATGGCAGGGAAAATCGGTGATGTTCATGCTCCTTCCCCTGCGCCTGATTCCTGGGCGGCCAATCCTGAAAATGAAGTGGCCATTTGGACCATTCGGATGGAGCCCGGTGCCGTGTGGTCGTTGCCGACCGCATCTGCCGGGACCAATCGGTCTTTATATTTCTATGAAGGCGATTCAGTGGAAATTGCCGGCCGGGAGTTTTTGAAACATCAGGCGGTTGAGCTCTATGCTGATAAAATAACATCACTCAAGAATGGTTTGAGCCATAGTTATTTCCTGCTTTTACAAGGCAAACCTATTAACGAGCCCGTAGTTCAACACGGTCCCTTTGTGGGCAACACACAAGCCGATATACAAGAGGCGTTTCGGGAATACCAACAAACTCAATTTGGCGGTTGGCCTTGGCCCAGTTATGAACATGTTCACGCGCGCAACAGGGGCAGGTTTGCTAAATACCCTAATGGCAGGGAAGAGACGAAGCAGTAG
- a CDS encoding DEAD/DEAH box helicase, which produces MKNFQALGLSKGLADAVQLIGFETPTPIQEKAIPMLLTGNRDFIGLAQTGTGKTAAFGLPLLELVDENSSATQALVLAPTRELGLQIVSDLEDFSEKFKKLNIVAVYGGASISEQIRKVKRGAQIVVATPGRLIDLLGRKAVNLGTVEYVVLDEADEMLNMGFKEDIDEILSKTPETKTTWLFSATMPREVRAIANNYMTDPVELTVGDKNTGNANIDHQYVVVHDKDKYNALKRILDFNPDIFGLIFCRTRIDTQRIAEMLMKDGYNADSLHGDLNQAQRDKVMMKFRNRAVQILVATDVAARGIDVESITHVIHMNIPDEMEFYTHRSGRTARAGKKGVSIALVNAKEVGKIRQIEKTVKTPFTRMQVPSGPEVCQKQLLALMKKVHDVKVNETEIEAFLPAVYEELKDLTKNELIKRFASIEFNRFLDYYRNAPDLNISAQSNDRGAERYSTGDRYFINLGKMDNLDKADLLEMLDDCCGVGKKYIGKIDIKGAYSFFEVEKEKSDAIIPGLQGVEYEGRQVRVELTEGRKEKSGRSGRNNDSKKQGNFNRRGAGRRR; this is translated from the coding sequence ATGAAAAATTTTCAAGCGCTCGGCTTGTCGAAAGGACTTGCCGATGCAGTACAACTTATTGGTTTTGAAACACCAACGCCTATCCAGGAAAAAGCCATTCCAATGTTGCTTACCGGAAACCGCGATTTCATTGGGTTAGCACAAACCGGCACAGGCAAGACAGCCGCCTTTGGGCTTCCCTTGTTAGAACTTGTCGATGAAAATTCATCGGCCACCCAGGCCCTGGTATTAGCACCAACCCGTGAACTGGGCTTACAAATTGTGAGCGACCTGGAAGACTTTTCCGAAAAATTCAAAAAGCTGAACATCGTGGCCGTATACGGTGGGGCCAGCATTAGCGAACAGATACGCAAAGTAAAACGGGGCGCTCAAATCGTGGTGGCCACCCCCGGTAGGTTAATTGATTTGCTTGGCCGAAAGGCCGTCAACCTGGGTACCGTTGAATATGTGGTGCTGGATGAAGCCGATGAAATGCTGAACATGGGCTTTAAGGAAGATATAGACGAAATACTGTCCAAAACCCCGGAAACCAAAACAACCTGGTTGTTTTCGGCAACTATGCCACGCGAAGTGCGGGCTATTGCCAACAATTACATGACCGACCCGGTAGAGTTGACGGTGGGCGATAAAAATACCGGCAATGCCAACATCGATCACCAGTATGTGGTGGTACATGATAAGGATAAGTACAATGCTTTAAAGCGCATACTGGACTTTAACCCTGACATATTCGGACTGATTTTTTGCCGCACCCGCATTGATACCCAGCGCATAGCCGAAATGCTTATGAAAGATGGCTATAATGCCGATTCACTCCATGGCGACCTGAACCAGGCCCAGCGCGATAAGGTGATGATGAAATTCCGGAACCGGGCCGTTCAGATTTTAGTGGCAACCGATGTGGCCGCCCGTGGCATTGATGTGGAAAGCATTACCCATGTTATCCATATGAACATACCCGATGAAATGGAGTTTTATACCCACCGCAGCGGCCGCACGGCACGTGCCGGAAAAAAGGGTGTTTCCATTGCCTTGGTTAACGCCAAAGAAGTGGGTAAAATACGGCAGATTGAAAAGACGGTTAAAACCCCCTTTACCCGAATGCAGGTACCCAGTGGCCCGGAAGTGTGCCAAAAGCAACTGCTGGCCCTTATGAAGAAGGTGCACGATGTTAAGGTAAATGAAACTGAAATTGAGGCCTTTTTACCCGCTGTTTATGAAGAACTTAAGGACCTTACAAAGAATGAATTGATTAAACGGTTTGCTTCCATTGAATTCAACCGCTTTCTCGATTACTATCGAAATGCCCCCGACCTGAACATCTCTGCCCAGTCGAACGACCGTGGGGCAGAACGGTATAGCACGGGCGACCGCTATTTCATTAACCTTGGTAAAATGGATAACCTCGATAAGGCCGATCTGTTGGAGATGCTCGATGACTGTTGTGGCGTAGGCAAGAAATACATTGGCAAAATCGACATTAAGGGTGCCTACTCCTTTTTTGAAGTGGAGAAGGAAAAGAGCGATGCCATTATCCCGGGATTACAAGGTGTTGAGTACGAAGGAAGACAGGTACGGGTGGAACTAACCGAAGGCCGTAAAGAAAAGTCAGGTCGTTCGGGCAGGAACAACGACTCAAAAAAGCAAGGCAACTTTAACCGGAGAGGTGCAGGCCGAAGAAGGTAA
- a CDS encoding rod shape-determining protein — MFSVFKHKSFSIDLGNNNTLLASTDKMLLAQPSYIVFNANHSVKAVGEKAFEMFEKTHEELTPVKPLKGGVIADFDSASTMLREMVNRAYAKRSFLSGFDHIISGVPYYTTEVERRALRDALDQFNPRKRSLLFEPLAAAIGMGLNIQEPDGKLVIDIGGGITEIVIISLSGVAAFQSLKVAGDTFDVAIQDYFRRSYNMAIGLKTAEYIKIAVGAVWEPLEMTPETLAVKGKDMVTGIPVVRKINHREVAFILEKSISAIERGIIQTLETCPPELAADIYQNGMHLTGGGALLRGIKDRFEHTIKLPVHVDKHALSSVSKGIAGVLANPKKYAAVLID, encoded by the coding sequence ATGTTTAGCGTGTTCAAGCATAAAAGTTTTTCTATTGACCTGGGTAATAACAATACCCTGCTGGCCAGCACCGATAAAATGCTGTTGGCACAACCTTCATATATTGTATTCAATGCCAACCATTCGGTGAAGGCAGTGGGTGAGAAGGCTTTTGAGATGTTTGAGAAAACTCACGAAGAACTTACCCCGGTTAAGCCCCTAAAAGGTGGGGTTATTGCAGATTTCGATTCGGCGAGTACCATGTTGCGTGAAATGGTAAACCGGGCTTACGCAAAACGTTCTTTCCTTTCCGGCTTCGATCATATTATATCAGGCGTTCCTTATTATACTACCGAAGTGGAGCGCAGGGCGTTGCGCGATGCCTTGGATCAATTCAATCCGCGCAAGCGATCATTGTTGTTCGAGCCGTTGGCTGCCGCTATCGGCATGGGGTTAAACATTCAGGAACCTGATGGCAAACTGGTGATCGACATTGGTGGGGGGATAACGGAAATCGTGATTATCTCCCTTTCCGGGGTGGCAGCATTCCAATCACTAAAAGTAGCTGGCGATACCTTTGATGTAGCTATACAAGATTACTTTCGCAGAAGCTACAACATGGCTATTGGCCTGAAGACAGCCGAGTACATTAAGATTGCCGTTGGGGCGGTTTGGGAGCCTTTGGAAATGACACCTGAAACGTTGGCCGTTAAAGGTAAGGACATGGTTACGGGCATACCGGTTGTGCGCAAGATCAATCACCGCGAGGTGGCTTTTATCCTTGAAAAGTCTATCTCAGCCATTGAGCGAGGCATCATTCAAACCCTTGAAACCTGCCCACCCGAGTTGGCTGCCGACATTTACCAAAACGGAATGCACCTTACCGGGGGAGGTGCTTTGTTGAGGGGAATAAAGGATCGTTTTGAACATACGATAAAACTTCCCGTTCATGTCGATAAGCATGCCCTATCCTCTGTGAGTAAAGGAATTGCCGGGGTGCTGGCCAACCCAAAGAAGTACGCAGCAGTGCTAATTGACTAG
- a CDS encoding energy transducer TonB has translation MGLFHEPKKTNHADLERIRPVIFNISLIITLLLVIAAFEWRTAEKVEQKVVALQTSDFEEVMDVPQTEIPPPPPPVLQQPRIVEVPNQEEIKEEIKVQFDIDVTNTTVSQEFTIETAPVVQVEEEETDKIFLVVEQSAAPKGGMAAFYDYVSKNINYPAQARRMNIEGKVFVEFVVDKDGTLTNFVVVKGIGAGCDEEALRIIQSAPPWTPAKQRGKPVRQRMVLPIYFKLAARV, from the coding sequence ATGGGCCTCTTTCATGAACCCAAAAAAACCAATCATGCAGACCTCGAAAGGATCAGGCCTGTCATTTTCAATATCAGTTTAATCATTACGCTATTGCTGGTGATTGCAGCATTTGAATGGCGTACCGCTGAGAAAGTAGAGCAAAAAGTTGTTGCCCTTCAGACTTCCGATTTTGAAGAAGTGATGGATGTTCCGCAGACCGAAATCCCGCCACCACCGCCACCTGTTTTGCAGCAGCCCCGTATTGTAGAAGTGCCGAACCAGGAGGAGATTAAAGAAGAGATTAAAGTACAATTTGATATTGATGTAACCAACACTACCGTTTCGCAGGAGTTTACCATTGAAACAGCGCCTGTAGTGCAGGTGGAGGAAGAAGAAACCGACAAGATATTCCTGGTGGTAGAGCAGAGTGCAGCACCTAAAGGCGGTATGGCCGCTTTTTACGATTATGTTTCCAAAAACATTAATTATCCGGCACAGGCCAGGCGAATGAATATTGAAGGAAAAGTATTTGTTGAATTTGTAGTGGATAAAGATGGCACCTTAACCAATTTTGTTGTGGTGAAAGGCATTGGAGCCGGTTGCGATGAAGAAGCTTTGCGGATTATACAAAGTGCGCCACCGTGGACACCTGCCAAACAACGCGGTAAGCCGGTAAGGCAACGGATGGTGTTGCCTATTTACTTCAAGCTGGCGGCTCGCGTTTAA